A genomic window from Algoriphagus sp. Y33 includes:
- the rpsA gene encoding 30S ribosomal protein S1, giving the protein MSNKEDFNWDNFETKGFGEGYSKEQREQMAAMYEGTLGEITEKEVIKGTVVGVNDKDVIINIGFKSDGLVPLSEFRDLESIKPGDTVEVFIEEQENALGQLILSRKKAKIVRAWQDIEDALENDNVIEGLVKRRTKGGLIVDIYGVEAFLPGSQIDVKPIRDFDIYVGKKMEVKVVKINHANDNVVVSHKVLIEKDLEKQKAEILNNLEKGQVLEGVIKNMTNFGVFIDLGGVDGLLHITDISWGRINHPEEVLQLDQKVQIVVLDFDDDKKRISLGMKQLTAHPWDSLASSLEIGSRVKGKIVNVADYGAFLELAPGVEGLIHVSEMSWSQHLRNPADFVKVGDEIEAVVLTLDKDDRKMSLGIKQLTEDPWTKNDMGTKYAVGSKHKGVVRNLTNFGLFLELEEGIDGLVHVSDLSWTKKIKHPSEFVKVGDELEVAVLELDVDNRRLALGHKQLEENPWDTFESVFPIGSVHKCTVNSKNDKGAVLELPYGLEGFATVKNLEKEDGSQVEVGESLDFKVTEFSKDDKRIVLSHTAMFREEAKSAKKEVKKKSDSGSASTSSSAPAEKSTLGDLDALTQLKEQMEGKK; this is encoded by the coding sequence ATGTCTAACAAAGAAGATTTTAACTGGGACAACTTCGAAACCAAAGGTTTTGGCGAAGGCTATTCCAAAGAACAGCGTGAGCAAATGGCTGCGATGTACGAAGGTACATTAGGCGAGATCACTGAGAAAGAAGTAATCAAAGGCACTGTGGTAGGTGTGAATGACAAGGACGTAATCATCAACATCGGCTTCAAATCTGATGGATTGGTTCCTCTTTCTGAATTCAGAGATCTTGAATCTATCAAGCCAGGTGATACTGTAGAGGTATTCATCGAAGAGCAGGAAAACGCCCTTGGGCAGTTGATCCTTTCCCGTAAGAAAGCTAAGATCGTACGTGCATGGCAGGACATTGAAGATGCCCTTGAAAATGACAACGTGATCGAAGGTTTGGTGAAAAGAAGAACCAAGGGTGGTTTGATCGTAGATATTTACGGTGTAGAAGCATTCTTGCCGGGTTCTCAGATCGACGTGAAGCCTATCAGAGATTTCGATATCTATGTAGGTAAGAAAATGGAAGTGAAAGTGGTGAAAATCAACCACGCAAATGATAACGTAGTAGTATCTCACAAAGTGTTGATCGAGAAAGATCTTGAGAAGCAAAAAGCTGAGATCTTGAACAACCTTGAGAAAGGTCAGGTATTGGAAGGTGTGATCAAGAACATGACCAACTTCGGTGTATTCATCGATTTGGGTGGTGTGGATGGTCTTCTTCACATTACAGATATCTCTTGGGGACGTATCAATCATCCGGAAGAAGTATTGCAACTTGACCAGAAAGTTCAGATTGTGGTTCTTGACTTTGATGATGATAAGAAGAGAATTTCTTTGGGTATGAAGCAGCTTACTGCCCATCCTTGGGATTCTTTGGCGTCTAGCCTTGAAATCGGATCTAGAGTGAAAGGTAAGATCGTAAACGTAGCGGACTACGGTGCGTTCCTTGAGCTTGCTCCGGGTGTAGAAGGTTTGATCCACGTGTCTGAAATGAGCTGGTCCCAGCATTTGAGAAATCCTGCCGACTTCGTGAAAGTGGGTGACGAAATCGAAGCTGTGGTATTGACTCTTGACAAAGATGACAGAAAGATGTCTCTTGGCATCAAGCAATTGACTGAAGATCCTTGGACTAAGAACGATATGGGTACTAAGTACGCTGTAGGTTCTAAGCACAAAGGTGTGGTAAGAAACTTGACTAACTTCGGCCTATTCCTTGAATTGGAAGAAGGAATCGACGGTTTGGTTCACGTTTCTGATCTTTCTTGGACTAAGAAAATCAAGCATCCTTCTGAGTTTGTAAAAGTAGGCGATGAGCTGGAAGTAGCAGTTCTTGAGCTTGACGTAGACAACAGAAGATTGGCTCTTGGCCACAAGCAATTGGAAGAGAATCCATGGGATACATTCGAATCTGTATTCCCTATCGGATCAGTTCACAAGTGTACTGTAAACTCTAAAAATGACAAAGGTGCAGTTCTTGAATTGCCATACGGTCTTGAAGGGTTTGCTACAGTGAAAAACTTGGAGAAAGAAGACGGATCTCAAGTAGAGGTTGGTGAGTCTCTGGACTTCAAAGTGACTGAATTCTCTAAAGATGATAAGAGAATCGTTCTCTCTCACACTGCAATGTTCAGAGAAGAAGCGAAATCGGCTAAAAAAGAAGTGAAGAAGAAATCTGATTCAGGTTCTGCTTCTACTTCATCTTCTGCTCCGGCTGAGAAGTCAACTCTTGGTGACTTGGACGCTTTGACTCAATTGAAAGAGCAAATGGAAGGAAAGAAGTAA
- a CDS encoding LytTR family DNA-binding domain-containing protein, protein MKVIVIEDELPALEKITHFLLQYDSSAEIIGVAQSIGEAVPLLATRGKNADLLLVDVQLADGLSFQALDQVGFFKPVIFITAHNQYALEAFQANGIDYLIKPIRYASFAASLDKFHQLKETTSGEPTNRNLWKTLSKPAYKERFMVKIGEHIHSISTKNIKLFFAEGRNTYIIRVDGRTFITDYKLEALEEILNSSFFFRVNRSYLINLEAIKDVLVYSNSRLKINPNFAYSEEIIVSRDRVNRFKEWLDGERNS, encoded by the coding sequence ATGAAAGTAATCGTAATAGAAGACGAGCTTCCCGCACTGGAAAAAATCACCCATTTTCTGCTTCAGTACGACTCTTCTGCAGAGATTATTGGCGTAGCCCAATCCATCGGTGAAGCGGTTCCTCTACTAGCTACCCGGGGGAAAAATGCGGATTTGCTTCTCGTGGATGTACAACTGGCTGACGGACTTTCATTTCAGGCATTGGACCAAGTAGGTTTTTTCAAACCTGTGATCTTCATTACTGCACACAATCAATATGCGCTGGAGGCTTTTCAGGCCAATGGAATAGACTACCTGATCAAGCCGATCCGCTATGCTTCCTTTGCGGCCAGTCTGGACAAATTCCACCAGCTGAAAGAGACAACAAGTGGTGAACCTACTAACCGAAACCTGTGGAAGACACTTTCAAAACCTGCCTACAAGGAGCGGTTCATGGTGAAAATTGGGGAACACATCCATTCGATATCTACAAAGAACATCAAACTGTTTTTTGCCGAAGGTAGAAATACGTACATCATTCGGGTTGATGGACGCACATTCATCACCGATTACAAATTGGAAGCTTTGGAGGAAATTCTTAATTCCTCTTTTTTTTTCAGGGTGAACAGAAGCTATTTGATCAATCTGGAAGCAATAAAAGATGTATTGGTTTACTCCAATAGTCGCCTGAAGATCAATCCTAACTTCGCTTACAGCGAGGAAATCATCGTAAGCCGTGACCGGGTAAACCGGTTTAAGGAATGGTTGGATGGTGAAAGAAACAGTTGA
- a CDS encoding histidine kinase produces the protein MTALSGIKPIYRLLLPLPVGTLVYLAILLAFDTVGNITADFFTRELLFCVVSSYALLEINRMLLVFFEKKPGQGLNFIRHTITLLVTSVVASIFTVSFLLVGYFFWFENMVDVQIYLTELKIFNGIFLFVTLMYQSHFLGFSIIHKKYEQELEKEQLEKEELHRSVDLFHYMLNPEFLLVGLESILLCIKENRFSLADEGITLLSDIYRHSLRTQEELVSLADELAAMQSVQAFLNQFISKHIQLSMPETTKNFLLVPRTLTKILEAIAYSQLSSSKFPLEIKLEIRKNQLTISFPSNFSLTTGDQLLKTLNLVKQHYGWLNKTLHWTDTSAFSIFVPMEIPFTSETNPPNPVFTHSTLTR, from the coding sequence ATGACTGCACTCTCAGGAATCAAGCCTATATATAGACTTTTACTTCCCCTACCGGTAGGTACGCTGGTATATCTGGCTATACTTCTGGCCTTTGATACAGTGGGAAATATCACAGCCGATTTCTTTACCCGTGAGCTGTTGTTCTGTGTCGTTTCGAGTTATGCACTATTGGAAATCAACCGGATGCTTTTGGTCTTCTTCGAGAAAAAACCGGGTCAAGGACTTAATTTCATACGGCACACCATTACGCTGCTTGTCACCTCTGTCGTTGCCTCAATTTTCACCGTTAGCTTCCTGCTGGTAGGATATTTCTTCTGGTTCGAAAACATGGTAGATGTGCAGATCTACCTGACAGAGCTGAAGATATTCAATGGTATATTCCTTTTCGTCACCCTGATGTATCAAAGCCACTTTTTGGGTTTTTCTATTATCCATAAAAAATACGAACAAGAGCTGGAAAAAGAACAGCTGGAAAAAGAGGAACTGCACAGAAGTGTAGATCTTTTTCATTATATGCTCAACCCTGAATTCCTCTTGGTCGGATTGGAATCAATTTTACTTTGTATCAAGGAAAACCGTTTTTCACTTGCTGACGAAGGGATCACCTTGCTCTCAGATATTTACAGGCATTCACTGAGAACTCAGGAAGAACTCGTTTCTTTAGCAGATGAATTGGCAGCGATGCAAAGTGTCCAGGCATTTTTAAATCAGTTCATTTCTAAACACATCCAATTATCGATGCCAGAGACTACCAAAAATTTTCTTTTGGTGCCCCGCACCTTGACCAAGATCCTGGAAGCCATCGCCTATTCCCAGCTATCTTCTTCCAAATTCCCATTGGAAATCAAGCTAGAAATCAGAAAAAACCAATTGACTATAAGCTTCCCAAGTAATTTCTCCCTGACTACAGGAGATCAGTTGCTCAAGACCTTGAACTTGGTAAAGCAACATTATGGCTGGCTGAATAAAACCCTGCATTGGACAGACACTTCTGCCTTTTCTATTTTTGTCCCTATGGAAATCCCCTTTACTAGCGAGACAAATCCGCCTAATCCTGTATTCACCCATTCAACTCTTACTAGATGA
- a CDS encoding ABC transporter permease: protein MAKVKNSPPKLFLHFFRWYCHPRMLDYIEGDLMEVYERNVKVSGKRKADRKFILDVLLLFRPGIIRPRRPYQNLNTYSMYKSYFKIGWRTLLRNQEYAVINIAGLALSITCCILIFALISHHLGFDDFHPEKADTYRIVTEMQSETASYSSGVPTPLGGLIRENQTFWKYIARTYKAPNILVTLKNDRESLKYKEPEGIVFVEPDFFGIFDFPLSKGSFESVLKEPNTAVITERLSKKYFGDDDPVGKSLWVDNTLALTITGVLRDLPSNTDFRSEIVVSYPAFTTYMPWLASENFWSGISGNFQCYTVLNPGVSVGQVEEALAYYAKEYPIGSNTKNIYHLQGLSDIHFNAKYGGAMDKSSLWILSAVGLFLLLTACVNFVNMATAKALRRSKEVGVRKVMGGHRWQLFWQFVFETGIITTLSVVLAVISSLLLLPGINNFFNTQLSARLFADIDVILFILILDVSITLLAGFYPAFILGGFKPIAALKGKIPLQQIGGFNTRRALIVSQFVISQVLVISLLVVVNQMRFAKQSDLGFDKESIVMVEMGSDSVKMNHALKNEFMRIPGVEKVALCSNAPASSDNWNTDLQFDNREGELDFLVNMKLVDEDYASVFNLQLVSGRDLLPSDTVREVLVNEALLHKLGIATAEEAIGRMVTVNAGSMSGPIVGVIKNFHDQSFHREISPTVFTTKAGNYSSFAIKLNPHVGKSSLKQIQGIWLTNYPDQLFEFSFLDESIARFYETEETLLKGVKLFSFIAIFIGCLGLYGLISFMVAQKTKEVGIRKVMGGGVSHIVWLFGREFVRLILIAFVIAAPIGWYLMSNWLQDFEFKIQLDLWTFGIAIGCSFVIAAVTVGYQVIRAAVVNPAVSLKTE from the coding sequence ATGGCTAAAGTTAAGAATTCACCTCCCAAGTTATTCCTTCACTTCTTCCGATGGTACTGCCATCCAAGAATGCTGGATTATATCGAGGGAGACCTCATGGAGGTGTATGAGAGAAACGTAAAAGTGTCTGGCAAGCGAAAGGCAGACCGGAAATTTATCCTCGATGTGCTGCTGCTTTTTCGCCCGGGAATCATCAGACCACGAAGGCCCTATCAAAATCTAAACACTTACAGTATGTACAAGAGTTATTTCAAAATAGGTTGGAGAACCCTCCTTCGTAACCAAGAATATGCGGTGATAAATATTGCGGGGCTAGCATTGAGTATCACTTGCTGTATCCTCATTTTCGCTTTAATCTCTCATCACCTTGGTTTTGATGACTTTCATCCTGAAAAGGCAGATACCTATCGTATCGTCACTGAAATGCAAAGTGAAACAGCATCGTATTCTTCGGGAGTACCTACCCCCCTGGGAGGGTTAATTCGAGAGAACCAGACTTTTTGGAAATATATTGCACGTACTTATAAGGCTCCGAATATCCTGGTGACACTTAAAAATGATCGAGAGAGTCTGAAATATAAAGAGCCCGAAGGCATCGTTTTTGTCGAACCTGACTTCTTTGGGATTTTTGATTTTCCATTGTCCAAAGGGAGCTTTGAATCAGTTCTAAAAGAACCAAATACAGCGGTGATCACCGAAAGGCTGTCTAAAAAATACTTCGGAGATGATGATCCGGTGGGAAAATCTCTATGGGTGGACAATACCTTGGCTTTGACGATCACCGGAGTTTTGAGAGATTTGCCTAGCAACACAGATTTCAGATCTGAGATAGTGGTATCTTATCCTGCATTTACTACCTACATGCCCTGGCTGGCAAGCGAGAATTTTTGGAGTGGGATCTCCGGTAACTTTCAGTGCTACACTGTCCTCAATCCGGGTGTTTCAGTAGGGCAAGTAGAAGAAGCTCTGGCCTATTATGCCAAAGAGTATCCTATCGGCAGCAACACGAAGAACATATACCATTTACAGGGATTATCAGATATCCACTTCAATGCCAAGTATGGGGGGGCGATGGATAAAAGTAGCCTATGGATCCTTTCTGCTGTCGGTCTATTCTTATTACTGACAGCCTGCGTGAATTTTGTAAATATGGCTACGGCAAAAGCACTAAGACGGTCTAAAGAAGTGGGTGTGAGGAAAGTGATGGGAGGACACCGGTGGCAACTGTTCTGGCAGTTTGTTTTTGAGACGGGAATCATTACTACTTTAAGTGTAGTCTTGGCGGTGATTTCTTCTTTACTCTTGCTGCCCGGTATCAATAATTTCTTTAATACCCAACTAAGTGCCCGGCTTTTTGCGGATATAGACGTAATTCTATTCATTCTTATTTTGGATGTAAGTATTACACTGCTGGCCGGATTCTATCCTGCCTTTATTTTGGGCGGATTCAAACCCATTGCGGCATTGAAGGGCAAAATCCCGCTACAACAGATAGGAGGCTTTAATACCAGACGTGCCCTGATTGTGTCCCAATTTGTGATTTCACAGGTCTTGGTTATCTCTTTACTTGTGGTGGTGAATCAAATGCGATTTGCCAAACAGTCAGATCTGGGATTTGACAAGGAATCGATTGTGATGGTGGAGATGGGAAGTGATTCCGTCAAAATGAATCATGCCTTGAAAAATGAATTTATGCGCATCCCTGGAGTGGAGAAAGTAGCACTTTGCTCCAATGCCCCTGCATCCAGTGATAATTGGAACACAGATCTTCAATTCGATAACCGGGAAGGGGAGCTGGATTTTCTTGTTAATATGAAGCTGGTGGACGAGGATTATGCCTCAGTGTTCAATTTGCAGCTCGTGTCTGGCAGAGATCTTTTACCCTCTGACACGGTGAGAGAGGTATTGGTCAATGAGGCACTACTTCACAAGTTAGGTATTGCCACTGCGGAAGAGGCAATTGGGAGGATGGTTACTGTCAACGCAGGCAGTATGAGTGGACCAATAGTAGGGGTGATCAAAAACTTCCATGACCAGTCTTTCCATCGGGAAATCAGCCCTACTGTTTTCACCACAAAAGCAGGCAACTACTCAAGTTTTGCGATAAAGCTTAATCCACATGTAGGCAAGAGTTCCTTAAAGCAAATACAGGGTATTTGGCTTACAAACTACCCTGATCAATTGTTTGAGTTCAGTTTTCTGGATGAGAGTATAGCAAGGTTTTATGAGACGGAGGAGACCTTGCTAAAAGGAGTAAAATTGTTTTCATTCATTGCCATATTCATCGGCTGTCTGGGATTATATGGCCTGATTTCTTTTATGGTAGCCCAAAAGACCAAAGAAGTAGGAATCAGAAAAGTAATGGGTGGAGGCGTTTCCCATATTGTCTGGTTATTCGGCCGGGAGTTCGTCCGCTTGATTTTGATTGCGTTCGTCATCGCTGCCCCTATCGGTTGGTACCTGATGAGCAACTGGCTTCAGGATTTTGAATTTAAAATTCAATTGGATCTGTGGACATTTGGCATAGCAATAGGCTGCTCCTTTGTCATCGCAGCAGTGACTGTGGGCTATCAGGTGATCCGTGCGGCAGTGGTCAATCCTGCGGTGAGTTTGAAGACGGAATAG
- a CDS encoding sensor histidine kinase, whose protein sequence is MEKTISFLLALVLTSSLTLYLLYNGGLLHWLGSVSRAQWSLALMGISVSLVLSLGYLFIVKLQPWDKGHTTRSVLIMLLIWGSLTLYSYLLESLFEKGFGDSLDYISGNLAIKGSVVSLILSLLIVWIDYSWFSFARFSKETIQEMRDSRNKEELQFKLLRSQLTPHFLFNSLNSASNLITHQPQRAEEFIRKLAFNFSNLIHNGIQPLNTLKREIEIIDNYMHLMQVRYGQKVVLEKRIKPEFTSKLIPALGIQLLVENALKHNVASMARPVKIIITADHEQVAVANSITEKPQSVESTGVGLKNLKERYQYHGNSAPSIYQSEGFYYVCLPYVIQNPAKQ, encoded by the coding sequence ATGGAAAAAACTATTTCCTTTCTTCTGGCATTAGTGCTGACAAGTAGTCTAACCCTCTACCTACTCTACAATGGAGGGTTGTTGCACTGGCTTGGTTCTGTTAGCCGCGCACAGTGGTCGCTGGCACTGATGGGTATATCAGTAAGCCTGGTTCTTTCCCTTGGTTATCTTTTCATTGTAAAGCTGCAACCTTGGGATAAAGGGCACACTACCCGATCTGTGTTAATCATGTTGTTGATTTGGGGCAGCCTGACGCTTTATTCTTACTTGCTTGAAAGCCTGTTTGAAAAAGGCTTTGGAGATAGCCTTGACTACATCAGCGGGAATTTGGCTATCAAAGGCAGTGTTGTTTCATTGATCCTTTCTCTACTCATTGTTTGGATTGACTACAGCTGGTTTTCCTTTGCCCGGTTTTCAAAGGAAACCATCCAAGAGATGAGGGACTCCAGAAACAAGGAAGAACTTCAGTTTAAACTGCTCAGATCCCAACTTACCCCCCACTTTTTGTTCAACTCGCTCAACAGCGCCTCCAACCTGATCACGCATCAACCTCAAAGAGCCGAGGAGTTCATCAGAAAACTGGCCTTCAACTTCTCCAATCTAATCCATAATGGAATACAGCCTCTCAACACGCTAAAAAGGGAAATAGAAATCATCGACAACTACATGCACCTGATGCAGGTCAGGTATGGCCAGAAGGTGGTTTTGGAGAAAAGGATCAAACCCGAATTTACTTCCAAACTTATCCCTGCACTTGGAATCCAGTTATTGGTTGAGAACGCCTTAAAACACAATGTGGCGAGTATGGCCCGTCCGGTCAAAATAATAATCACGGCCGACCATGAGCAAGTGGCCGTAGCCAATAGCATTACCGAAAAGCCTCAGTCCGTTGAATCCACCGGAGTCGGACTCAAAAACCTGAAAGAGCGTTACCAATACCACGGGAATTCGGCACCATCCATTTACCAGTCAGAAGGCTTCTATTATGTTTGCCTGCCTTATGTCATCCAGAACCCCGCAAAACAATGA
- the azu gene encoding azurin has translation MKKLMIAAVTGLVLSSCGGEKKTESTEQSTPAAQQEATQPENAVEEPVAAPTSQETLSLESNDQMRFNKEELRVKAGSEVTLTLTHVGTMGKEVMGHNFVLLKEGTSVETFASQAARSKDTGYIPSGDVVLAHTKLIGGGESDTITFIAPAKGTYDFICSFPGHYGLMKGKFIVE, from the coding sequence ATGAAAAAGTTAATGATTGCAGCGGTTACCGGACTTGTTTTGTCAAGTTGCGGCGGTGAAAAAAAGACAGAAAGCACCGAACAAAGTACCCCCGCCGCTCAGCAGGAAGCCACGCAGCCTGAAAATGCTGTTGAGGAACCGGTAGCTGCTCCTACTTCACAAGAAACGCTCAGCCTGGAGTCCAACGATCAGATGCGCTTCAACAAGGAAGAACTTAGAGTCAAAGCCGGCTCGGAAGTAACCTTGACTCTGACTCACGTAGGCACGATGGGTAAGGAGGTAATGGGACATAATTTTGTCCTACTGAAAGAAGGCACATCTGTAGAAACTTTTGCTTCCCAAGCTGCCCGCTCCAAAGACACTGGCTATATTCCTTCCGGTGATGTGGTATTAGCACACACCAAGCTTATCGGCGGCGGTGAAAGCGATACGATCACATTTATAGCTCCTGCCAAAGGAACCTATGATTTCATTTGTAGCTTCCCGGGACACTATGGCCTGATGAAAGGCAAATTTATCGTAGAGTAA
- a CDS encoding DUF4221 family protein gives MKNYSPWVLLLLILGCSSPKESSTKPAINLTSTLIIPLDSSINPEMGSLQYMDTDSGEYLALLNKTVYGVELFNLNTGKSTRRIKLEYEGPNGVGTTNGFRIFSPDTLLVASLPPELRIMDIRGNLKASIPIQDPNNYVRYLASNIETPFLFDGKVLFGAQPYFRNFFDMGVGEISDHVHVYRVDLTSGEVSWLPVSNPPDIWKEGKKLQNFTWTDRYDSIVVSSVSDHRLWVISKKEGKLLERKEVPSSYVKQYHIIKGRPLMGDQGIIESLAGDRYDLILHDPYRDVFYRFFLIGVDHEDYEIGLRELYSYRPKIGLMLLSSNLETLGEYVFENNYAENLNYFVGRQGLYISTNNPNRDDYNENILRYDIIQFSELEYED, from the coding sequence ATGAAAAATTATAGCCCCTGGGTTCTTTTACTGTTGATACTCGGCTGCTCCTCCCCGAAGGAATCTTCCACCAAGCCAGCCATTAACCTTACCAGTACTCTCATAATTCCTCTGGACTCCAGTATCAACCCGGAAATGGGCAGCCTGCAGTACATGGACACTGACTCGGGGGAGTATCTGGCTCTTCTAAATAAAACCGTATATGGTGTGGAGCTATTTAACCTAAATACTGGAAAGTCCACTAGACGGATCAAGCTGGAGTATGAGGGGCCTAATGGGGTAGGCACCACCAATGGCTTTAGGATCTTCTCTCCAGATACTTTATTGGTGGCCTCTCTCCCTCCTGAACTCAGAATTATGGATATTAGAGGAAACCTAAAGGCAAGTATACCGATTCAGGATCCCAACAATTATGTTCGGTACCTCGCTTCCAACATTGAAACTCCCTTCTTATTTGACGGAAAGGTTCTCTTTGGAGCACAGCCTTACTTCAGAAATTTTTTTGACATGGGGGTTGGAGAGATTTCAGATCACGTGCACGTGTACCGGGTTGACTTGACCTCAGGGGAGGTAAGTTGGTTACCTGTGTCCAATCCTCCCGATATATGGAAGGAGGGAAAAAAACTCCAAAATTTCACATGGACAGATCGTTATGATAGCATTGTGGTGTCTTCAGTAAGTGACCATCGGCTCTGGGTCATCTCCAAAAAGGAAGGAAAGCTGCTCGAGCGTAAAGAAGTCCCTTCCTCCTATGTGAAGCAGTACCACATTATCAAAGGCCGGCCCCTGATGGGAGATCAGGGAATCATCGAATCACTAGCAGGTGACCGTTACGACCTAATCCTCCACGACCCCTACCGGGACGTTTTTTACCGATTTTTCTTGATAGGCGTGGACCATGAGGACTATGAAATCGGGCTCCGGGAACTCTACAGCTACCGGCCCAAGATAGGTTTGATGCTACTGAGTTCTAACCTAGAGACACTCGGGGAGTATGTATTCGAAAATAATTACGCTGAAAATTTGAACTATTTCGTGGGCCGCCAAGGGCTCTATATCTCCACCAACAATCCTAACAGAGACGACTATAACGAAAATATCCTTCGCTATGACATTATACAGTTTTCCGAGTTGGAATATGAGGATTAA
- a CDS encoding PadR family transcriptional regulator, producing the protein MKDFQLGEFEEIVILTVGILNNSAYSVAIKDEIESRLTRTVSMGALHTALNRMEDKGYLKSFSGEATEERAGRPRRYFEITALGKKAILHAKEIRDGLWNAIPKAIWQSSLAGS; encoded by the coding sequence ATGAAAGATTTTCAACTGGGAGAATTTGAAGAGATCGTAATCCTCACTGTGGGCATTCTGAATAATTCTGCTTATAGTGTTGCGATCAAAGATGAGATTGAGTCAAGGCTTACCCGAACAGTTAGCATGGGAGCCTTGCATACGGCTTTGAATAGGATGGAGGACAAGGGCTACTTGAAATCATTTTCTGGAGAAGCCACAGAAGAGCGGGCAGGTCGGCCGAGAAGATATTTTGAGATAACAGCACTGGGCAAAAAAGCCATTCTGCATGCCAAGGAGATAAGGGATGGTTTATGGAATGCCATTCCGAAAGCAATTTGGCAGTCAAGTTTAGCAGGAAGTTAA